A region from the Triticum aestivum cultivar Chinese Spring chromosome 3D, IWGSC CS RefSeq v2.1, whole genome shotgun sequence genome encodes:
- the LOC123076195 gene encoding uncharacterized protein has protein sequence MGDPAPPAWMAAAARKWLEDAGAIAEDGAGAGDGRRAFNALPLFGVRVSLAERGRAVCSLRVPAHLTDADGSWHAGAIAAAVDDVCAAAIMSVEGIIKVSVHYDISYFAPAKHHEEVEMDGRVVDRKGRMTAVTTEVRKKESGELVAIGRQWMTTSRPKGYQGSKHCSNMLGLIFQGEKLDSDHKWLNPMIAATERRFLSEGLPNGVVRKRPRPNQIKHTQHTHMDDAAAEAEALRLRLAAVARKWLEDPRADSAGNITHAASQKGHALNSLVLAGARISLSEHGRVVCSFQVPPPLTDSDGTWHAGALAAAVDNMCSAVVFTVVGAPTATVHYGLSYFSPVACNDEVQLDGRVVGRKGKLTAAVVRVRKMGSGELVAIGRQWMTPAWPTKSNKSRSNL, from the exons ATGGGCGACCCGGCGCCGCCCGCGTGGATGGCCGCCGCGGCCCGCAAGTGGCTCGAGGACGCCGGCGCCATCGCGGaggacggcgccggcgccggcgacggcCGCAGGGCTTTTAACGCGCTGCCGCTGTTCGGCGTGCGCGTGTCCCTCGCCGAGCGCGGCCGCGCCGTCTGCTCGCTCCGCGTGCCCGCCCACCTCACG GACGCGGACGGGAGCTGGCACGCGGGGGCTATCGCGGCGGCGGTGGACGACGTGTGCGCGGCGGCGATCATGTCGGTGGAGGGCATCATCAAGGTCTCCGTCCACTACGACATCTCCTACTTCGCGCCGGCCAAGCACCAT GAGGAAGTGGAGATGGACGGGCGGGTGGTCGACCGGAAAGGGAGGATGACGGCGGTGACGACGGAGGTCCGGAAGAAGGAGTCCGGCGAGCTGGTGGCGATCGGCCGGCAGTGGATGACCACCTCCAGACCAAAGGGATATCAAGGAAGCAA gcattgctcgaatATGCTCGGACTGATTTTTCAGGGTGAAAAGCTCGATTCTGACCATAAGTGGTTGAATCCGATGATAGCGGCGACTGAGCGTCGTTTCCTTTCTGAAGGC CTGCCTAATGGAGTCGTTAGGAAGCGTCCAAGGCCCAACCAAATCAAGCACACGCAACACACACACATGGACGACGCGGCGGCGGAGGCCGAAGCGCTGCGGCTCCGGCTGGCCGCCGTCGCCAGGAAGTGGCTGGAGGACCCGCGCGCGGACTCCGCCGGCAACATCACCCACGCGGCCAGCCAAAAGGGGCACGCGCTCAACTCGCTGGTGCTGGCCGGCGCACGCATCTCCCTCTCCGAGCACGGCCGCGTCGTCTGCTCGTTCCAGGTGCCGCCGCCGCTCACC GACTCGGACGGGACGTGGCACGCGGGtgcgctggcggcggcggtggacaacATGTGCTCGGCGGTGGTCTTCACTGTGGTGGGCGCGCCCACGGCCACCGTCCACTACGGCTTGTCCTACTTCTCGCCTGTCGCGTGCAAC GATGAGGTTCAATTGGACGGGCGGGTGGTGGGCCGGAAAGGGAAGCTGACGGCCGCCGTGGTGCGGGTGCGGAAGATGGGATCCGGCGAGCTGGTGGCGATAGGGAGGCAGTGGATGACACCTGCTTGGCCAACAAAGAGCAACAAAAGCAGGAGCAACCTCTGA
- the LOC123077873 gene encoding uncharacterized protein, translated as MTKRKRSEERGCRTARRPRPAQEPKQHLYLLLDDWERGYSIRKVDVEAFDSDTNTPPKRFTEPPVARIEAPHVRSWNFISHASKIFAMKAKEASPAIPAFDTHTMSLTISPWPSCRAGYVTPLLASIGGKLSLFLEDRTEYLADPPPYDSNAPWSWSTINSPLPFYNVQILCYALHPDGRTLFVSAGSRRKNLPSTFSFDAERLEWAHHGNWLLPFAGQAYFDAELEAWVGLARDKESSGYLCSCDVPPVAAKLTSPPSWKLGQDKMFSKDSELHRGAKLVYMGDSKFCLIESLFHKDDQHLRRDPTEMDLWGATSIESEHLLQK; from the coding sequence ATGACGAAGCGGAAGCGCTCAGAGGAGCGGGGCTGCCGCACTGCCAGGCGGCCGCGGCCGGCGCAGGAGCCGAAGCAGCATCTTTACCTGCTGCTGGACGACTGGGAGAGGGGATACAGCATCCGCAAGGTGGACGTCGAAGCTTTCGACTCCGACACCAACACCCCGCCCAAGCGCTTCACCGAGCCGCCGGTCGCCCGCATCGAAGCGCCGCACGTGAGGTCCTGGAACTTCATCTCCCACGCCTCCAAGATCTTCGCCATGAAGGCCAAAGAAGCCAGCCCTGCCATCCCGGCCTTCGACACGCACACGATGAGCCTGACCATCAGCCCGTGGCCTTCCTGCCGTGCGGGCTATGTCACCCCCCTCCTCGCCTCCATCGGCGGCAAGCTCTCCTTGTTCCTGGAGGACCGCACCGAGTACCTTGCCGACCCGCCACCCTACGACAGCAACGCTCCTTGGTCTTGGTCCACCATCAACTCCCCGCTGCCTTTCTACAACGTGCAAATCTTGTGCTATGCCTTGCATCCGGATGGCCGCACCCTCTTCGTGTCCGCCGGCAGCCGGCGCAAGAATCTGCCAAGCACATTCTCCTTCGACGCCGAGCGCCTCGAGTGGGCCCACCATGGTAACTGGCTATTGCCTTTTGCAGGCCAAGCCTACTTCGACGCCGAGTTGGAAGCGTGGGTCGGCCTCGCCCGCGACAAAGAGAGCTCTGGCTACCTCTGTTCCTGCGATGTGCCACCGGTCGCTGCCAAGTTAACGAGCCCTCCGTCTTGGAAGCTCGGCCAGGACAAGATGTTCTCCAAGGATTCAGAGTTGCATCGGGGCGCCAAGCTTGTCTACATGGGTGACAGCAAGTTCTGCCTCATTGAGTCCCTGTTCCACAAGGATGACCAGCATTTGCGCCGTGATCCTACTGAGATGGATCTCTGGGGAGCGACTAGCATAGAATCTGAGCATCTGTTGCAAAAATAG